The segment TCCGTGAGGATCTGAAGAATCGTGAGGCTGAGCGCGACGCTGAGGTCGCTGCCGAACAGGCAGCTGCTGCACAGTAAGCAAAGCTCCTTCCTGAAAGTATAAAGCACAGACCGTTCTGTGGGCAGCCGCCTGCAGAACGGTCTTTTGTATGTCCAAAACACAGAAGCAGGGGAGGAAAATAACAGCGTTTTGTCTCGAAAAAACACTAAAAGAAAAAAACTGGAATAAACGAAAAAAACTTTGCAAAAACTGTTGACATCCGCCTGTAAAGCGAGTATTATATAACTGTTGCGCGTCCCTCATGGGGATAGTGCGGCAAAAAAGTCGGAAAAAGTCCGATGTTCATCATTAAGAAAGGAGAAACAAAATGCCTACTTTTAACCAGCTTGTACGCAAAGGCCGTGAGGTTCTGACTACCAAGAGCACCGCTCCCGCCCTGCAGAAGACCTACAACTCTCAGAAGAAGCAGTATTCTGATCTGAGCAGCCCCCAGAAGCGTGGCGTGTGCACCGCTGTTCGTACCATGACCCCCAAGAAGCCTAACTCTGCTCTGCGTAAGGTTGCTCGTGTCCGCCTCACGAATGGTATCGAGGTCACCTCTTACATTCCCGGTATCGGCCATAACCTGCAGGAGCACTCCGTCGTGCTGATCCGTGGCGGTCGTGTTAAGGACCTGCCCGGTGTGCGTTACCACATCATCCGTGGTACCCTGGATACTCAGGGTGTGGCAGGCCGTAATCAGGCCCGCTCCAAGTACGGCGCAAAGCGTCCTAAGGCCGGTGCTGCAAAGAAGTAATTGAGGACAACCGCCATAAACGGCTTTCCATTATATAAATAACAAGTCCGCTGATAAAGCGGAGGGCAACAGTTTATGTAAAGGTCAGCTCTTTGTGACACAACGGGAGTTTTATTACTTTCGAGTACCGATGATATCATTCTGTGAAGGAGGGAAGAAAGATGCCTAGAAGAGGTAACATTGCTAAGCGCGATGTCTTAGCTGATCCTATTTACAATTCCAAGATGGTCACTCGTCTGGTCAACAGCGTTATGCTGGATGGCAAGAAGGGCGTCGCTCAGAAGATCGTTTACGAGGCTTTCTCCATGATTCAGGAGAAGACCGGCAACGATCCTCTGGAGACTTTCGAGAAGGCGATGGAGAACATCATGCCCAGCCTCGAGTGCAAGACCCGCCGCGTTGGCGGTGCTAACTACCAGGTTCCTCTGGAAGTCAGCCCGGCTCGCCGTGAGACTCTGGGTCTGCGCTGGCTGACTGCCTACAGCCGCAGCCGTGGTGAGAAGACCATGGCTCAGCGTCTGGCTGCTGAAATCATGGATGCTGCCAACAACACTGGTAACGCCGTGAAGAAGCGTGAGGACACTCACAAGATGGCAGAAGCTAACAAGGCTTTCGCTCATTTCCGTTATTGATCTGTTCTGTAGGAGGTTAATTTCATGGCTACACCCAGAGAAGTTTCTCTTCAGATGACGAGAAATATCGGCATTATGGCCCATATCGATGCTGGTAAGACTACGACTACCGAGCGTATTCTGTACTACACTGGCATCAATCACAAGATCGGCGAAGTTCATGATGGCGGCGCTACCATGGACTGGATGGTTCAGGAGCAGGAGCGTGGTATCACCATCACTTCCGCTGCTACCACCTGCTACTGGAGCCACTCTGAGACCCAGAAGGATCCGGTCGCATTCAAGAAGAACCGTCACCGCATCAACATTATCGACACTCCGGGCCACGTGGACTTCACTGTTGAGGTTCAGCGTTCCCTGCGCGTGCTGGACGGTTCTGTGACCGTTCTGGCTGCTAAGGGCGGTGTCGAGCCTCAGTCTGAGACCGTCTGGCGTCAGGCTGACGAGTACAAGGTCCCCCGCATGGTGTACGTCAACAAGATGGATACCATGGGTGCTGACTTCTTCCGCTGCATCAAGATGCTGCACGATCGTCTGCACGCAAACGGCGTGGCGATCCAGCTGCCCATCGGTCAGGAGGATACCTTCCGCGGTATCGTTGACTTGGTCGATATGAACGCTGAGGTCTACTACGACGATATGGGCAACGACATGCGCACTGAGCCCATCCCCGAGGATATGCGTGAGCAGGCCGAGGAGTACCACAACATTCTGGTCGAGGCTGTTGCCGAGAACGACGAAGAGTTGATGGAGAAGTACCTCGAGGGTGAGGAGATCACCCGCGAGGAACTGAAGAAGGCTATCCGCAAGGAAACCATCGCCAACACTCTGGTGCCTGTGACCTGTGGCTCTTCCTATAAGAACCGCGGCGTGCAGAAGCTGCTGGATGCTATCGTTGACTATATGCCCGCACCTACCGATGTCGAGGACATCAAGGGTGTGAATCCTGAGACCGAAGAGCAGGAGACCCGTCCGTCTTCCGACGACGCACCCTTCGCAGCTCTGGCCTTCAAGATCGCTACCGACCCGTTCGTTGGTAAGTTGGCATACTTCCGTGTTTACTCCGGTAAGGTTGAGGCAGGTACCACTGTCTACAACTCCGTGAAGGACAGCAAGGAGCGTATGGGCCGCATCCTGCAGATGCATTCTAACCACCGCAAGGATATCGACTGCTGCTATGCAGGTGATATCGCTGCTGTTGTCGGTCTGAAGAACACCACCACCGGTGACACTCTGTGTGATGAGAATCATCCCATCATTCTGGAGTCCATGAAGTTCCCCGAGCCTGTTATCCGCGTTGCCATCGAGCCTAAGACCAAGGCCGGCAACGAGAAGATGGGCATCGCGCTGGCAAAGCTGGCTGAAGAGGATCCGACCTTCAAGACCTACACCGACGAAGAGACCGGTCAGACCATTATCGCTGGTATGGGCGAGCTGCATCTGGAGATCATCGTTGACCGTCTGCTGCGTGAGTTCAAGGTTGAAGCAAATGTGGGTGCACCCCAGGTTGCTTACCGTGAGACCATCCGCAAAGAGGCCAACCAGGAGACCAAGTACGCACGTCAGTCCGGTGGTAAGGGCCAGTACGGTCATGTTAAGATCAAGATCGAGCCCAACGAGCCCGGCAAGGGTTACGAGTTCGTCAACGCCATCGTTGGCGGTGCCATCCCGAAGGAATACATCCCGGCTATCGACAATGGTATCCAGGGTGCTATGAAGTCCGGCGTTCTGGCTGGTTATCCTGTCGTTGATGTCAAGGTCACCCTGTGGGATGGTTCTTATCATGAGGTCGACTCCTCTGAAATGGCCTTCTCCATTGCTGGTTCTATGGCATTCAAGGATGCTATGCGCAAGGCTGATCCGATCATCACCGAGCCCATCATGAAGGTTGCAGTTATCGTTCCCGATGAGTATCTGGGCGATGTTATCGGCGACCTGAATGCACGCCGTGGTCAGATCCAGGGCATGGAGGCTATGGCCGGTACTCAGCGTGTCAATGCATTTGTGCCTCTGGCTCAGATGTTCGGCTACGCTACCGACCTGCGTTCCAAGACTCAGGGTCGTGGCCAGTATGTCATGGAGCCGTCTCACTACGAGCCGGTGCCCAAAAACATTGCTGACCAGATCATTGCTGGCCGCACCAAGGGCTGATTCCTGAAAAATGGATAAAGATTTTGCCGGGGTAGTGTAACTCCGGCAAAATTTCCTGTAAAAGCACTTGATTTTACAGGACAAATTTAGTAGAATAGCCTTGCAATGCAATGTCTGCATCTTGCAGGGTTGTTGTAACCAAATATCAAAACCTAAATTAAGGGAGGATATTCCAATGGCTGAAAAGGCAAAGTTCGACCGTTCTAAGCCGCATGTGAACATCGGCACCATCGGTCACGTTGACCACGGCAAGACCACTCTGACCGCCGCTATCACCAAGTACCTGGCTCTGAAGGGCGACGCAGACTTCATGGACTATGCCAACATCGATAAGGCTCCTGAGGAGCGTGCTCGTGGTATCACGATCAACTCCGCTCACGTTGAGTATCAGACCGAGGCTCGTCACTATGCTCACGTTGACTGCCCGGGCCATGCTGACTACGTTAAGAACATGATCACTGGTGCTGCTCAGATGGACGGCGCTATTCTGGTCGTTGCTGCTACCGATGGTCCCATGCCCCAGACCCGTGAGCACATCCTGCTGGCTCGTCAGGTCGGCGTGCCCTATATCGTCGTGTTCATGAACAAGTGCGATATGGTCGACGACGAAGAGCTGCTGGATCTGGTCGAGATGGAGATCCGTGAGCTGCTGAGCGAGTACGACTTCCCGGGCGACGATACCCCGATCATTCGTGGTTCCGCTCTGAAGGCTCTGGAGTCTACCTCTACCGATCCCAATGCTCCCGAGTATGCTTGCATCAAGGAGCTGATGGACGCTGTTGACAGCTATATCCCCAACCCCGATCGTGAGGAAGACAAGCCCTTCCTGATGCCCATCGAGGACGTCATGACCATTTCTGGCCGTGGTACCGTTGCAACCGGTCGTGTTGAGCGTGGTATTGCTAAGGTTGGCGATGCTATGGAGATCGTCGGCATCAAGCCCGATCGTCTGAGCACCACCATCACCGGTCTGGAGATGTTCCGTAAGTCTCTGGACTTCGCTGAGGCTGGCGATAACATCGGCGCTCTGCTGCGTGGTGTTGATCGTACCCAGATCGAGCGTGGTCAGGTTCTGGCTAAGCCCGGTTCCGTGCACCCCCACAAGACCTTCGAGTCTCAGGTGTACGTTCTGACCAAGGACGAAGGCGGCCGTCACACTCCGTTCTTCTCCAACTATCGTCCTCAGTTCTACTTCCGCACCACCGACGTGACCGGTATCATCACTCTGCCCGAAGGCACTGAGATGTGCATGCCCGGCGATAACGTCATGATGCACGTTGAGCTGCTGACCCCTGTTGCTATGGAAGAGGGCCTGCGTTTCGCTATCCGTGAGGGTGGCCGTACCGTTGGTTCTGGCGTTGTTGGCAAGATCATTGAGTGATTTTGACCCTTCGCGCCTTTCCTAAGGCTAAAGGTTAAACTTACGAGAGACCTTCCCATTCCGGAGAGTGGGAAGGTCTCTTTTTGCTTTAGATCCTCTGTCCGTAAGGGCAGGGGATTTTTTTGCGGCATGTCACAACTCTTTGTTTACAAAACAAGGTTGTTCTGGTATACTGAAAAAGGAAATGCCGGAAAAGTCCTATCGGCTGGTGCTGAGGGGATTTAGCAAAAAGAAGCAGTGAGAACTTCCGGAAGGGGTAAAGAGTAATGCCGTTTGATTATAAGAAAGAGTACAGGGAATTTTATCTCCCGCCGAAAAAACCGCATCTGATTACGATACCGCGTATGAATTTTGTGGCAGTGCACGGCAAGGGCGACCCGAATGCTCCGGGTGGAGCCTATCAGGAGGCTATGGGAGTGCTGTACGGCATTGCTTTCACCATCAAAATGAGTTATAAGGGCAGCCACAAGATGGACGGCTATTTTGAATATGTGGTTCCACCGTTGGAGGGCTTGTGGCATCAGAAGGGCGTGGATGGCGTTGACTATGCACATAAAGAAACATTTGAGTGGACATCCATGATCCGACTGCCAGAATTCGTGACGTCGGAAGCGTTTGATTGGGCCGTACAGGAAGCAACGGCAAAAAAGAAAAAGGATTTTTCCAAGGCGGAATTCCTGACCTATGACGAGGGACTTTGCGTTCAGTGCCTGCATATCGGCCCTTATGATGAAGAACCGAAAACGCTGGCGCAGATGGATGCCTTTGCCGTAGAGCAGGGGTATAGGCTTGATTTTTCAGAGACACGCTTCCACCACGAAATTTATCTGAGCGATCCTCGCCGTGCTGCACCGGGGACACTGAAAACGGTGTTGCGGCATCCGGTGAAAAAATAAATACAGGAAAATTCACAAATGATGTCGCTTTTATTTGGCAGATGTGCTATACTAAAGTTACCTGTAGAAACACATTGAATGGATAAGGGAGGAGAGAATATCATGCAGCATGAAACTGTTATCGTGCTGGATTTTGGCGGCCAGTACAATCAGCTGATCGCGCGCCGTGTCCGCGAGAACAATGTCTACTGTGAGATCTATTCCTATAAAACCGATCTGTCGGTCATCAAGGCAAAGAACCCCAAGGGCATCATCTTCACCGGTGGCCCCAACAGCGTTTATTTGGAGGATTCTCCCACGATCGACCCAGAGATCTTTACATGGGGTGTGCCTGTGCTGGGCATCTGTTATGGCAGCCAGCTGATGATGCATCTGCTGGGCGGTCATGTCTGTCGCGCACCGGAGCGTGAGTACGGCAAGACGGAGGTGTTCGTGGACAATAACAGTAAAATGTTCACGGATGTACAGCCGTCCACCATCTGCTGGATGAGCCACAACGACTACATTGAGCAGGCGGCCCCGGGCTTTAAGATCACAGCCCACACGGTCAACTGCCCTGTAGCTGCGGCAGAGAACGAGGAAAAGGGCCTGTACGCAGTTCAGTTCCACCCGGAAGTGCTGCACACTGCGGAAGGCAAAAAGATGCTGCGCAACTTCGTGTACAACGTCTGTGGCTGCACCGGCGACTGGAAGATGGATTCCTTTGTGGAGAACAATGTCAAGGCCCTGCGTGAGCGCATCGGCGATGGCAAGGTGCTGTGCGCCCTGTCCGGCGGCGTGGATTCCTCCGTTCTGGCAGCTATGCTGGCTAAGGCCATCGGCAAACAGCTGACCTGTGTGTTCGTGGACCACGGTCTGCTGCGTAAGAACGAGAAGGAAGAGGTCTGCGCAGTCTTCGGCCCGGGCAATGCCAATGGCTTTGATATCAACTTTATCTGTGTAGATGCCCGCGAGCGCTATTTCAGTAAGCTGGCAGGCGTCACGGAGCCGGAACGCAAGCGTAAGATCATCGGTGAAGAGTTCATCCGTGTGTTTGAAGAGCAGGCCAAGAAGATCGGCAAGGTGGATTTCCTCGCACAGGGTACGATCTACCCTGACGTGGTCGAGAGCGGTCTGGGCGGCGAGTCTACCGTTATCAAGAGCCACCACAACGTAGGCGGTCTGCCCGACACCGTGGACTTCAAGGAGCTGGTGGAGCCGCTGCGCAACCTGTTCAAGGATGAAGTGCGTCAGGCCGGCCGTGAGCTGGGCCTGCCCGAATATCTGGTCAGCCGTCAGCCGTTCCCCGGCCCGGGTCTTGGCATCCGCATCATCGGTGAGGTGACCCCGGAGAAGGTGGCTATCGTGCAGGACGCCGATGCCATCTGGCGCGAAGAGATCGCAAAGGCTGGTCTGGATAAGGAAATCAGCCAGTACTATGCAGCCTTGACCAACATGCACAGTGTGGGCGTCATGGGCGACGAGCGCACCTATGATTACGCTGTGGCGCTGCGTGCTGTGACCACCACCGACTTTATGACGGCCGAGAGCTACAATATGCCTTGGGATGTTCTGGGCACTGTCACTAGCCGCATCGTCAATGAAGTCAAGCATGTGAACCGCGTGTTCTACGATTGCACCGGCAAACCGCCGGCAACGATCGAGCTCGAGTAATCTGCAAAACCTGAAAAGTATTGATACAATGCGATATTTTGAGAACCAAAAGGTGCTCTGATACTGCTTTGATACTATCAGACGATTATTCATAAAGAGAGACATGAAAATGCCCTCTGAGAAACGGTAAGTTTTTCAGGGGGCATTTTTGTGTCTTTTATTCTTTACGCCACTTTTTCTTCGGCTCGTACCGGCCGCAGCCGTCGGCGGTCTGTGGCCAGTTGAGCTTCCATTCCAGATACTCTTCCTTGGTGATCTCGCCCTCCCGGAGCTGCTTCTTACGGAGCTGCCACTCCTTTAAGAAGTCATCCAGCAGACGATACCGGAAACTGACTGCCATGTGCTTTTCAGGGAAATCCGGGTCGGTGGTGTCTGTGACCTCGTAGAGCCGGGTGCCGGGATAGTGCTCGTCCAGCTCGAACAGAGTGTACATCACATCCTCTGCGGCGTACAGGGTCGGCTCATAGAGAGACCGATAGTTCACATCCAATACCTCCGCAATCTTGCGGAGCAACTCTTCCTTGGGCGTACGGGTGTTGCTTTCGTATTGTGCGATACGGATGTCTGCGCTCTTCTCCTCAAACCCGATGGCAATGCCCAGTTCTTTCTGGGTCATACCTCGGAGGTTGCGGGCACGTTTGATGCGGTCACCGACTGCCATGCGATTGCCTCCTGACTTAAACATATTTGTTGAACCTAGTATAGCACAGAAAAATAGGAGGTGCAATAGAAAATAAACAAAAAAGTTTAATATTTTACCCGAAAGCCTCTTGACTTAACGGAATGTGTTTAGTATAATGAGAGCACAAAAAGATAAGCAAAAATGCTTAGTAAAATTGAATGGCCGCCAAACTGACCCAAACCGCCAAGACCTTCCGAAAGGAAGCGAGCGCTCCGCAAGGGGACGGCACAGCACCGCAAAGGGGATATGCCTGCCGGAAGTCAGCGTGGATGAAGCGGCACCGAAACGAAACCGACAAAGAAAGGACAAAAAATGGCAAATAGCATTTTTATCAAGGCAGACGAGCTGGCAAAGGAGCTGGACATCTCGCAGGGTCTGGCGTACAAGATGATCGCCCAGTGGAACGAAGAACTGAGAGCCAAGGGCTACACGACCGTGGGAGGCCGGGTGAGCAGGAGGTACTATCAGGAGAAAATCTACGGGGCAGGAGAGGAGTGATAGGATGCCAGCCTACAAGGACAGCAAACAGGGCACATGGTACGCTTCCTTCTACTTTGAGAACTGGCAAGGTGTGAAGCAGAAGAAGCTGAAACGGGGGTTTGCCACCAAGAAGGACGCTCTGACGTGGGAGCGGGAGTTCCTTCTTCAGCAGGCAGCAGACCTGACCATGACCTTTGAAGCCTTCGTGGAAATTTATGTCACGGACAAGAAAAAGCGACTCCGGGAAAACACATGGTTTACCAAGGAGCATATCATCCGAACGAAAATCTTACCGTATTTCAAAGAAAAGCGGCTCAGCGAGATCAAGCCGCGGGATGTAATCGCATGGCAGAACGAGATGCTGAACTACCGGGACA is part of the Faecalibacterium sp. HTF-F genome and harbors:
- the rpsL gene encoding 30S ribosomal protein S12 — translated: MPTFNQLVRKGREVLTTKSTAPALQKTYNSQKKQYSDLSSPQKRGVCTAVRTMTPKKPNSALRKVARVRLTNGIEVTSYIPGIGHNLQEHSVVLIRGGRVKDLPGVRYHIIRGTLDTQGVAGRNQARSKYGAKRPKAGAAKK
- the rpsG gene encoding 30S ribosomal protein S7 encodes the protein MPRRGNIAKRDVLADPIYNSKMVTRLVNSVMLDGKKGVAQKIVYEAFSMIQEKTGNDPLETFEKAMENIMPSLECKTRRVGGANYQVPLEVSPARRETLGLRWLTAYSRSRGEKTMAQRLAAEIMDAANNTGNAVKKREDTHKMAEANKAFAHFRY
- the fusA gene encoding elongation factor G, with product MATPREVSLQMTRNIGIMAHIDAGKTTTTERILYYTGINHKIGEVHDGGATMDWMVQEQERGITITSAATTCYWSHSETQKDPVAFKKNRHRINIIDTPGHVDFTVEVQRSLRVLDGSVTVLAAKGGVEPQSETVWRQADEYKVPRMVYVNKMDTMGADFFRCIKMLHDRLHANGVAIQLPIGQEDTFRGIVDLVDMNAEVYYDDMGNDMRTEPIPEDMREQAEEYHNILVEAVAENDEELMEKYLEGEEITREELKKAIRKETIANTLVPVTCGSSYKNRGVQKLLDAIVDYMPAPTDVEDIKGVNPETEEQETRPSSDDAPFAALAFKIATDPFVGKLAYFRVYSGKVEAGTTVYNSVKDSKERMGRILQMHSNHRKDIDCCYAGDIAAVVGLKNTTTGDTLCDENHPIILESMKFPEPVIRVAIEPKTKAGNEKMGIALAKLAEEDPTFKTYTDEETGQTIIAGMGELHLEIIVDRLLREFKVEANVGAPQVAYRETIRKEANQETKYARQSGGKGQYGHVKIKIEPNEPGKGYEFVNAIVGGAIPKEYIPAIDNGIQGAMKSGVLAGYPVVDVKVTLWDGSYHEVDSSEMAFSIAGSMAFKDAMRKADPIITEPIMKVAVIVPDEYLGDVIGDLNARRGQIQGMEAMAGTQRVNAFVPLAQMFGYATDLRSKTQGRGQYVMEPSHYEPVPKNIADQIIAGRTKG
- the tuf gene encoding elongation factor Tu; protein product: MAEKAKFDRSKPHVNIGTIGHVDHGKTTLTAAITKYLALKGDADFMDYANIDKAPEERARGITINSAHVEYQTEARHYAHVDCPGHADYVKNMITGAAQMDGAILVVAATDGPMPQTREHILLARQVGVPYIVVFMNKCDMVDDEELLDLVEMEIRELLSEYDFPGDDTPIIRGSALKALESTSTDPNAPEYACIKELMDAVDSYIPNPDREEDKPFLMPIEDVMTISGRGTVATGRVERGIAKVGDAMEIVGIKPDRLSTTITGLEMFRKSLDFAEAGDNIGALLRGVDRTQIERGQVLAKPGSVHPHKTFESQVYVLTKDEGGRHTPFFSNYRPQFYFRTTDVTGIITLPEGTEMCMPGDNVMMHVELLTPVAMEEGLRFAIREGGRTVGSGVVGKIIE
- a CDS encoding GyrI-like domain-containing protein, producing MPFDYKKEYREFYLPPKKPHLITIPRMNFVAVHGKGDPNAPGGAYQEAMGVLYGIAFTIKMSYKGSHKMDGYFEYVVPPLEGLWHQKGVDGVDYAHKETFEWTSMIRLPEFVTSEAFDWAVQEATAKKKKDFSKAEFLTYDEGLCVQCLHIGPYDEEPKTLAQMDAFAVEQGYRLDFSETRFHHEIYLSDPRRAAPGTLKTVLRHPVKK
- the guaA gene encoding glutamine-hydrolyzing GMP synthase, with the translated sequence MQHETVIVLDFGGQYNQLIARRVRENNVYCEIYSYKTDLSVIKAKNPKGIIFTGGPNSVYLEDSPTIDPEIFTWGVPVLGICYGSQLMMHLLGGHVCRAPEREYGKTEVFVDNNSKMFTDVQPSTICWMSHNDYIEQAAPGFKITAHTVNCPVAAAENEEKGLYAVQFHPEVLHTAEGKKMLRNFVYNVCGCTGDWKMDSFVENNVKALRERIGDGKVLCALSGGVDSSVLAAMLAKAIGKQLTCVFVDHGLLRKNEKEEVCAVFGPGNANGFDINFICVDARERYFSKLAGVTEPERKRKIIGEEFIRVFEEQAKKIGKVDFLAQGTIYPDVVESGLGGESTVIKSHHNVGGLPDTVDFKELVEPLRNLFKDEVRQAGRELGLPEYLVSRQPFPGPGLGIRIIGEVTPEKVAIVQDADAIWREEIAKAGLDKEISQYYAALTNMHSVGVMGDERTYDYAVALRAVTTTDFMTAESYNMPWDVLGTVTSRIVNEVKHVNRVFYDCTGKPPATIELE
- a CDS encoding helix-turn-helix domain-containing protein, producing MAVGDRIKRARNLRGMTQKELGIAIGFEEKSADIRIAQYESNTRTPKEELLRKIAEVLDVNYRSLYEPTLYAAEDVMYTLFELDEHYPGTRLYEVTDTTDPDFPEKHMAVSFRYRLLDDFLKEWQLRKKQLREGEITKEEYLEWKLNWPQTADGCGRYEPKKKWRKE
- a CDS encoding Arm DNA-binding domain-containing protein, translated to MPAYKDSKQGTWYASFYFENWQGVKQKKLKRGFATKKDALTWEREFLLQQAADLTMTFEAFVEIYVTDKKKRLRENTWFTKEHIIRTKILPYFKEKRLSEIKPRDVIAWQNEMLNYRDKNGKAYSPTYLKTLHGQLSAIHPGSPS